In Roseomonas fluvialis, one genomic interval encodes:
- a CDS encoding hydroxymethylglutaryl-CoA lyase produces MPETAIISEVAPRDGIQSINPAQPVSTEAKVALIRACYDAGLRRMEVGSFVSPKAIPQMAGTEPVLEAAKAMPGLECTVLVPNRRGFDAAIQHGAHRLGFFMSATAGHNKANLNRTREESFAELAALVRDTPKGTLIRFNLSCVFHCPFDGVVPEAEALDWVERIVALNPEMEIALADTTGNASPDQVNRVFRHAIGAWGHRFAFHGHDTYGMGVANVAAAWEAGCRVFDSAAGGIGGCPFAPGATGNVATEDVAWMFARMGVQTGVDWPRLLVAADMAAAIPGAVPGGRMRAVPAARLAA; encoded by the coding sequence ATGCCTGAGACCGCCATCATCAGCGAGGTCGCCCCGCGCGACGGCATCCAGTCGATCAACCCCGCGCAGCCTGTCTCCACCGAGGCCAAGGTCGCGCTGATCCGGGCCTGCTACGATGCCGGGCTGCGGCGCATGGAGGTGGGATCCTTCGTCTCGCCCAAGGCGATCCCGCAGATGGCCGGCACCGAACCCGTGCTGGAAGCCGCCAAGGCGATGCCGGGCCTGGAATGCACCGTGCTGGTGCCGAACCGCCGCGGCTTCGATGCCGCCATCCAGCACGGCGCGCATCGCCTGGGCTTCTTCATGTCGGCCACGGCTGGGCACAACAAGGCGAACCTCAACCGCACGCGCGAGGAATCCTTTGCCGAACTGGCCGCGCTGGTGCGTGACACGCCGAAGGGCACGCTGATCCGCTTCAACCTGTCCTGCGTGTTTCACTGCCCCTTCGATGGCGTGGTGCCGGAGGCCGAGGCGCTCGACTGGGTCGAACGCATCGTGGCGCTGAACCCGGAGATGGAGATCGCGCTGGCCGACACCACCGGCAATGCCAGCCCCGACCAGGTGAACCGCGTGTTCCGCCACGCGATCGGCGCCTGGGGTCACCGCTTCGCCTTCCATGGCCACGACACCTACGGGATGGGCGTTGCCAACGTGGCCGCGGCCTGGGAGGCCGGCTGCCGGGTGTTCGATTCCGCCGCGGGCGGCATCGGCGGCTGCCCCTTCGCGCCCGGCGCCACCGGCAATGTCGCGACCGAGGACGTGGCCTGGATGTTCGCCCGCATGGGCGTGCAGACCGGCGTGGACTGGCCGCGCCTGCTGGTCGCGGCCGATATGGCGGCCGCGATTCCCGGCGCGGTGCCCGGCGGGCGGATGCGCGCGGTGCCGGCCGCGCGACTGGCGGCATGA
- a CDS encoding FliI/YscN family ATPase: protein MRPDLFATAAALRSLQPQAVHGTVTGLGGLAITLEGLGPLAAIGDRLRLEPPSGAPVLAEIAAFRDGRAEAIALGPINGLSAGARAVLAPRPALPVSDAWLGRVLDPMGVPMDGQPPPARGALPRATHAPAPPAGQRARLGPRLALGVRALDLFAPVRQGQRLGLFAASGVGKSTLMAMLAGGVAADVIVFALVGERGRELREFIEDDLGPERLAKSVVICATSDAAAPMRREAAYAAMTVAEHFRDQGRQVLLLMDSVTRFALALREIGLAVREPPATRGYPPSVFTELPRLLERAGPGPDGCGGAITALFTVLVEGDDHDEPVADAVRGILDGHVVLDRRIAEGGRYPPVDVLRSLSRTAPGVLDAHERPLVQEARRLLSTYAEVKDLVRLGAYRVGHDPQADQAVRLAPAIEQVLAQAKGEPSDPDQAFGALVAALAEA from the coding sequence ATGCGCCCTGACCTGTTTGCCACCGCCGCCGCCCTGCGCAGCCTGCAGCCCCAGGCGGTGCACGGCACCGTCACCGGGCTCGGCGGGCTCGCCATCACGCTCGAGGGGCTGGGGCCGCTGGCCGCGATCGGCGACCGGCTGCGGCTCGAACCACCATCCGGCGCGCCCGTGCTGGCCGAGATCGCGGCCTTCCGCGACGGGCGGGCCGAGGCCATCGCGCTCGGCCCGATCAATGGCCTGTCGGCGGGCGCGCGGGCGGTGCTCGCACCGCGCCCGGCGTTGCCGGTGAGCGACGCCTGGCTCGGCCGCGTGCTGGACCCGATGGGCGTGCCGATGGATGGGCAGCCGCCGCCGGCGCGCGGCGCGCTGCCGCGCGCGACCCACGCCCCCGCACCGCCGGCCGGGCAGCGTGCGCGGCTGGGGCCGCGGCTCGCGCTGGGCGTCCGGGCGCTCGACCTGTTCGCGCCGGTGCGGCAGGGGCAGCGTCTGGGGCTGTTCGCGGCCTCGGGCGTCGGAAAATCCACGTTGATGGCGATGCTGGCGGGTGGGGTCGCGGCGGATGTGATCGTCTTCGCGCTGGTCGGCGAACGCGGGCGGGAGTTGCGCGAATTCATCGAGGACGACCTGGGCCCCGAACGCCTGGCGAAGTCGGTGGTGATCTGCGCGACCTCCGATGCCGCAGCGCCGATGCGGCGCGAGGCCGCCTATGCCGCCATGACCGTGGCCGAGCATTTCCGCGACCAGGGCAGGCAGGTGCTGCTGCTGATGGACAGCGTAACGCGCTTCGCGCTGGCGCTGCGGGAGATCGGCCTGGCCGTGCGCGAACCGCCGGCCACACGCGGCTACCCGCCCTCGGTCTTCACAGAACTGCCACGGTTGCTGGAACGCGCCGGCCCGGGCCCGGACGGCTGCGGCGGCGCCATCACCGCATTGTTCACCGTGCTGGTCGAGGGCGACGACCATGACGAACCCGTGGCCGACGCGGTGCGCGGAATCCTGGACGGGCATGTCGTGCTGGACCGGCGCATCGCGGAAGGCGGGCGCTATCCGCCTGTGGACGTGCTGCGGTCCCTGTCGCGCACGGCCCCGGGCGTGCTGGACGCGCATGAACGCCCGCTGGTGCAGGAAGCGCGGCGGCTGCTGTCCACCTATGCCGAGGTGAAGGACCTGGTGCGGCTTGGGGCGTATCGCGTGGGGCACGACCCGCAAGCGGACCAGGCGGTGCGCCTGGCGCCCGCCATCGAACAGGTGCTGGCGCAGGCGAAGGGGGAACCGAGCGATCCGGACCAGGCCTTCGGGGCGCTGGTGGCGGCGCTGGCGGAGGCCTGA
- a CDS encoding YjbF family lipoprotein → MRGILLLLPVLLLGACGNTTATDVVRVMVWPIPIPDGLFETSEAIPQADWDTPGGAVRAETALGLSLGSRRGIATLVQEEGERRMWRTAGGVVVATEGPRIVATAGLREVVAATRFDGIDPLTRIGDLTDTPVSGARVVDVMRSETDPARMRFGLRLNCRVSAGPAEVEDTVLVRETCRGAASFTNRFWADARSYAVFRSEQWVGDGLPPLVIDVLGPGSAPTDFITLPR, encoded by the coding sequence GTGCGAGGCATCCTCCTCCTGCTGCCCGTCCTGCTGCTCGGCGCCTGCGGCAACACCACCGCGACCGACGTCGTGCGCGTGATGGTCTGGCCCATCCCGATCCCCGACGGCCTGTTCGAAACCTCCGAGGCGATCCCGCAGGCCGACTGGGACACGCCCGGCGGCGCGGTACGTGCCGAGACCGCGCTCGGCCTGTCGCTCGGGTCGCGCCGCGGCATCGCCACCCTGGTGCAGGAGGAAGGCGAACGCCGCATGTGGCGCACCGCCGGCGGCGTGGTGGTCGCGACCGAAGGCCCGCGCATCGTCGCCACCGCCGGGCTGCGCGAAGTGGTCGCCGCCACGCGCTTCGACGGCATCGACCCGCTGACCCGCATCGGCGACCTGACCGACACGCCGGTCAGCGGCGCGCGCGTGGTGGACGTGATGCGGTCGGAGACCGACCCGGCGCGCATGCGCTTCGGCCTGCGGCTCAACTGCCGCGTCAGCGCCGGCCCCGCCGAGGTCGAGGACACCGTCCTGGTGCGCGAGACCTGCCGGGGTGCGGCATCCTTCACCAACCGCTTCTGGGCCGATGCGCGCAGCTACGCGGTGTTCCGGTCCGAACAATGGGTCGGCGACGGGCTGCCGCCGCTGGTGATCGACGTGCTTGGCCCCGGCAGCGCGCCCACGGACTTCATCACTCTGCCCAGGTGA
- a CDS encoding glycosyltransferase family 4 protein: protein MLIEAVFRHLGFAVVLALVSAVVVRLMIAYPILDHPNARSSHVRPTPRGGGVGVVVAFVVGMVVLYFGAAFARLPPLQFGGVIGAAVAIALVSLWDDVADLRFSVKLGAQALAALVAIGSGLVVERLAVPWVGEVPLGWLGVPLTLFWIVGCTNALNFMDGLDGLVGGSVFLAAVMLCVVAGGQGGWFVYAAALLLAAGLAGFLPFNLHPARIFMGDVGSQFLGFMMAVLAVAAAGFDAASVSFLIVPLLLFGLLFDAAFTLVRRAAMGRRVAAAHRTHLYQMAQRSGLGVRAVAGVHWGFVLVHGALVALFLELPSGLKPLVVLPALAVQAVWLAYVLQRMRRAGLTWAE from the coding sequence ATGTTGATCGAGGCGGTATTCCGACATCTGGGGTTTGCGGTCGTGCTGGCCTTGGTGTCGGCCGTCGTGGTGCGTCTGATGATCGCCTATCCGATCCTCGATCATCCCAATGCGCGGTCGTCGCATGTGCGTCCCACGCCGCGGGGTGGTGGCGTCGGGGTGGTGGTCGCCTTCGTGGTCGGGATGGTCGTTCTGTATTTCGGGGCGGCGTTTGCGCGGCTGCCGCCGTTGCAGTTCGGCGGTGTGATCGGTGCGGCGGTGGCGATTGCCCTGGTGTCCTTGTGGGACGATGTGGCCGACCTGCGGTTTTCGGTGAAGCTGGGGGCGCAGGCGCTGGCGGCGCTGGTCGCGATCGGCAGTGGGTTGGTGGTCGAAAGGCTGGCCGTTCCCTGGGTGGGGGAGGTGCCGCTGGGGTGGCTTGGTGTGCCGCTCACGTTGTTCTGGATCGTGGGGTGCACCAATGCGCTGAACTTCATGGATGGGCTGGATGGCCTGGTCGGCGGATCGGTGTTCCTGGCGGCGGTGATGCTGTGCGTCGTGGCGGGCGGGCAGGGCGGGTGGTTCGTCTATGCTGCGGCCTTGCTGTTGGCGGCGGGGCTGGCGGGGTTCCTGCCGTTCAACCTGCATCCGGCGCGGATCTTCATGGGCGATGTGGGCAGCCAGTTCCTGGGCTTCATGATGGCGGTGCTGGCGGTGGCGGCGGCGGGGTTCGACGCGGCGTCGGTGTCGTTCCTGATCGTGCCGCTGCTGCTGTTCGGGTTGTTGTTCGATGCGGCCTTCACGCTGGTACGGCGGGCGGCGATGGGGCGGCGCGTGGCGGCGGCGCACCGGACGCACCTGTACCAGATGGCGCAGCGCAGCGGTCTGGGCGTGCGGGCGGTGGCGGGCGTGCATTGGGGCTTCGTGCTGGTGCATGGCGCGCTGGTGGCGCTGTTCCTTGAATTACCGTCGGGCCTGAAGCCGCTGGTCGTGCTGCCGGCGCTGGCGGTGCAGGCGGTGTGGCTGGCCTATGTGTTGCAGCGGATGCGGCGCGCCGGGCTCACCTGGGCAGAGTGA